A window of Quercus robur chromosome 12, dhQueRobu3.1, whole genome shotgun sequence genomic DNA:
TTCGATCCATGGGAGTTGCCAGGTACACTTCAAATCAGTCTTATTGAGGTTTTGTTACACACTTTTACATTGTATCAATTTTGTTGTCATCTTCACCTCTGTTTAAAATATGAGCATTAATGAGTGAGTATTTGAAAGTGAATGTGAAACCAATCATTATAACCATCTGTATTGGTTTGAATTAAAGTTAGATTTGAGTAGGAGATTGTTGACAAGTTAGGACCAATGCAAAATCAACCTATACATTGGTGCTCTAGAAATCAGTCAGGGTAGAGTGTATGTGGTTAGTGATGGATTTATTATATTGAACTTTATGCCAATGTGAACTGAGAATTCTTTAGTGCTGGAAAAGTacttttctgtttgttttgtttatttgatttcttttatcatTCTTCTTTATGACTAAATCCTGttataaaaattctttttctcatGGGGCCTTTAACTTTTATCCTCTAAAAGCCGGTTCATATGGAGTACTGTTATCTCCAAAGAATATGATGAAAAGGAAAGCACTGAAAGAACAATTACTCCTccaattgatttctttttcattttccttttaatttgaTTGTTCTGAGAGGTTTCAAATCTAATGTCTAAGCTGTGGACTGCAGAGAAATCATTCCTTCCAAAACGAGATATGGAGTGGTTCTTCTTCTGTCCCCGGGATCGGAAGTACCCGAATGGCTCAAGAACAAATAGAGCCACCAAAGCTGGCTACTGGAAAGCCACTGGGAAAGACCGGAAGGTTGTCTGTCAGGATGCTGTGACTGGGTATCGCAAGACCTTAGTTTTTTATCGTGGACGGGCTCCTTTAGGAGATCGAACAGACTGGGTAATGCATGAGTATCGCCTCTCTGATGATCTTTCACTAGGATCATCAAGTTTTCAGGTAAAATCTATGGACTTGTGTAATGGTTTAACTTTAAATGTTCCTCaagtttgtttggaaaaatgtGCTTGTTTGCCTTGTATTGTCTGAGAGACCTATATTCTATTTGGTAATTCTCTCTAGGGACCTTTTGCTTTGTGCCGCGTTATAAAGAAGAATGAGAATGGACAGAAGATGAATGATCACGGAGAGCCAAAAGCTAAGAGGGTTGGAAGTAGTTCGAGCAATGTGGATTTCACCTCTACTAGAGCCTCGAATGAGCCCATCAGCATCTCCAATTACCTGCAAAATGAGAGTCAATATTCTAGCCCTATCACCCCTCCTCATGAAGTTACTCCAATGGCAGAATTTGAGCCTTCCTTGATGGAGACCAATCCCACAAGTTTCTGGGTCGCACCTGAACTAATTCTTGATTCCTCAAAGGTATTGCATTTTAGGAATAAAGGAACTTcagtaaattattttatattttttatagttcTTGAAACATATCACCTTGGCTTACTGCAGGATTATCCACTAGTACAAGAAGCTGTATCTGAATACTTTCCACAGTATCAGTTTCCAGGGGACATTGAAGTTGCTGAGGATCTGAGTCGAATTGGCTGCATGTCACCTTACTCTGGACATGCAAACTACATGGACCTTTTTGGCAATGAACATATGCCATATGAAGGCTATGACCAGACCAATTCGCTGAGATATCCACATCCTTACTGAAAAGGATAGGATCATAGCAGCTCTATTTTCAATGCAATATTAGAATGACCAAGCTCCAGTTTTCTGACAAGCAAGTGGAGTTGGGAGTTTGGGGCAACTTAGTGATCTATTGTTGCAAGAGGATGACTTGGTGATTGTTATGCAGGACCTGCCTTGGGTAGGATTTATCAACTATGAGTACCTTGCATTTTTATCATCTAGAAGGGTATCTGAGACAACGCCTTTTAATGTTGGTTCTTGGAATGGAAAATAATGTGTAACCCTTTCTTATATATTAAGCAGAAAGGGCTTGCTGTAGAAGTCCTCTTTATGCTTTTTACCAGGGTTGGTTTAGTAGGCATGTCTGTTCTCAATGTCTTGTTTATGTTGTAAGCTAGTACCCCCTGGTGATAATCACTTTTATCGATTGCACCGGAAGTTGGTTTACTTTTAGTAATCtaatgttttataaatttttcttattctctggtgtatgctctctctctctctctcactctctctctctctttatatatatatatatatatatatattcatacaCATATGTTAGAACACTTATTTCTTTACTTAGTTCATATGGAAGCGTCTTTATGCATGAATTCCCTTCTAATGCTGTATGCTAATGGAATAACTACTCATCTATGTGCTAGGACATGCATAGTGTTCTGTATTCCTGTTGCAATGAACACATACTTTATATTGAAGTGACCATCTCTATAGTATGTTCCCTGTGGTTCAAATTTGTTCAGATATTCTTAGAGAGGATAGCTTCAGTATATATTAGACATTGATGCCTAGGTGTTTCCTTATAATTTGGATTGTAATGTTTGCGCCATTTAACTTAGTAGGATTGATGAGGTGAAGATGTTTAATTTTGCAAGACTGCAAGGAACAAATGAAAAGGCAGTCGGGCATGTGAACTGAAGAGAGCTTCTGTCACAACTTTCAATTGCCAAAGTAGCTTTCTTTAATGACTGTGTTTGTCAAGTTgcttgaattttttgaaatgtaaTGTTCTCTTTAGTTTTAAAGCTAAGGGTAAAGTTCACTTTTAAATCCATGTTGATAAGCCATTCCATTTAGAAGTTGCTTTTAGACACATTCTTGAGCTTTTTGTTGGTTTCCTATTGATTTAGTGGGGTAACTTGAGATATTGGTAGATTATTAAAAACTTTCACTACTGAGTGGAAGCTGCTCAAGATAGATCAACTTCCagttatcttttaattttctattaagATGCATCAAATGAGGCATTCATCAGAAACTTTCCCTCTTTTAGCATCTCTCAAACATGAGAAGCAATAGGCGGTGGCTTCTTGTGATAGAACAGTAGAACCATCTTGTCTGGTGTTCTAAAGCTATAAAAAAGCATTGCATTATTGATaggctaataataataaaaaaacaggCTATCCCTTATCCACAAAAGACAGACAGCTCCAGTGGGGTTACCAAGGAAGTCTCTTCGCAAAAGGGAACTGGGGATAAGGGATCACATCTTTTTTGGTTGATTCATATCAGAACAAATCTGTAAAAGAGTTTTTCCTTTGATAGAATAACCTGTTCAAGCCTAGGATTTGGATTGATCAGACTCACTTTGTTTCAAATCAGAACAAAGTAACCTGGAGTGCTGTTGGCTTGCTAGCCATACTTGGCAAGAAAAGATTCTTGGCCAGAAGAAAACAACATTGAAGACCAAATTCATATTGCAGCAATTCCTATTGGAGAAAATAAATTGAGTTGCAAGCAGAGATTGAGATGAAGACTCTGAGTGAATAGAGAGTTGTGTGCAAATTGGCAGCTTCAGCTTTGATAGTCTTTGCCTATATATTGTAGTTTGATGCAGTTTAATTTTAAGgctgaaagaaaaaaggaaaaagaagaagaaaatttagtCTTCTTGTTTATGGTTTGTGTTTCTGTTATGTCAGGGTGGTGTTTGTATGAATGAAGATACTACTTTCTAGTAACTATTGGTTCTTGTTAcatttgtatattttgttaatgaaaCCACTTTTTTTCATAGAGAACCCTCAACCAATTATACATTTGATGTCATTATGAAGAGAAACCTCCTAAATTACTAGGGGCAAAGAGCTTCATGACTAAGTACCACCTTTTTAAACTCCCACGTTTATCCCTTAACCAAACTTGAAAAGAAAGGCAGAAGAAGCTTCAAGTAATCCATTCTATTATATTCTATCTTGAATTGCTTCTGGGAATAAACTAACTCAAAACATTCTTTGAGAAATTGATACTCAGTCGCAAGGATAACCAATGAAATGAATGAATTGTGACTCTTAAAAGTTATGAACATTGCTCAAATTTAGAGGGCAAATGTGTAGCAGCAATGCTTCAACGAGGCCATAAAAAAGTGCTAGCTAGCTAgtactcaataaaaatttatttcttagcCAAAGTTTGTAAATTGTTCCCCGCCCCTCCCTCACTTTGGCAAGAATCTTGACTTGTGTGACTGCTTTCTATATGCCCCACAATCCACATTCTTTTCATGCAACACTATGCAATTCTCCAAGACATATATTCTCCCGCCCTCTACTGCTTTTCCCTTGACACCTACTTATTGGCTTTAAAAGTACAGAATGCATATGTATGTTGCTTTTCCTCACCATGCAAACAAATAATTTGGTAATTAATAAAACCCCTTTAACGATTATGCTCTATTGACaatgaaacaaagaagaaaaaaagtgtgACATCGAAGTTCATTGATGGATATATAGTTGAAAAGTAGTAACATAGGTGTTCTGTATACTTGACAACTCTTTTCACATATTTTGAGAAGAATGAGGTggctaaaatgatttttgattGACCATATATGTTACTATAGACATGACCTGCTACACAAGAAACATGTACCTATAATCAAGAGCCTAAGAATAGTACTCGAAGAAACCTGG
This region includes:
- the LOC126709558 gene encoding NAC domain-containing protein 71-like encodes the protein MGGASLPPGFRFHPTDEELVGYYLRRKVEGLEIELEVIPVVDLYKFDPWELPEKSFLPKRDMEWFFFCPRDRKYPNGSRTNRATKAGYWKATGKDRKVVCQDAVTGYRKTLVFYRGRAPLGDRTDWVMHEYRLSDDLSLGSSSFQGPFALCRVIKKNENGQKMNDHGEPKAKRVGSSSSNVDFTSTRASNEPISISNYLQNESQYSSPITPPHEVTPMAEFEPSLMETNPTSFWVAPELILDSSKDYPLVQEAVSEYFPQYQFPGDIEVAEDLSRIGCMSPYSGHANYMDLFGNEHMPYEGYDQTNSLRYPHPY